A genomic segment from Salvia splendens isolate huo1 chromosome 13, SspV2, whole genome shotgun sequence encodes:
- the LOC121759911 gene encoding polygalacturonase 1 beta-like protein 3, with product MDRERANTIFLFLLLSCCSVYSNVITKENPFTAKASAIRYWNAHISSKIPQSPFLLSKASPLSSVESAFFGKLAEEKGLSSHLSAFCAAADLFCLFESKAAAVGENHRSDADFAFYNNKQFSNYGGARVGGADQFKNYSDGVNFATGSFSLYSRSSTGHREGFASYADDGNVATSNFTSYGGAATGGGGDFKTYIPRVNVPDLRFASYDADANGHKLTFSSYVDDTNSGSQGFISYAKNGNHAPLDFSSYGDTSNVVGSTFTGYGELANSANDTFKAYTTNANNPTNTFKKYGAGGNGGTDSFSSYRDSANAGSDSFQSYGRDSSSEKTNFLNYGKSFNVGTDVFKEYGKGALDQNVGFKIYGANTTFKDYAKKGVTFAGYTKPEDNKGANWEAKPSKNGVEVGKFFRESMLQKGKVLRMPNIRDWMPKRSFLPRPILLKLPISSLDDLKRTFNAGENSTMEHVLANAQDECVRAPSPGETKSCVASIEDMIDFVVSVLGDDVVVRTTEMVEGSEREVMIGEVKGVNGGKVTKSVSCHQSLYPYLLYYCHSVPKVRVYEVDILEVESKTRINHGTAICHLDTSMWSPGHGAFLALGSGPGEIEVCHWIFENDMTWTISD from the exons ATGGACAGAGAAAGAGCCAACACCATTTTCTTGTTCTTATTACTCTCATGTTGCAGT GTTTACTCAAATGTGATAACAAAGGAAAATCCATTCACAGCCAAAGCCTCAGCAATTAGGTATTGGAATGCCCACATTTCAAGCAAAATCCCTCAATCTCCTTTTTTACTATCAAAAGCCTCGCCGCTATCATCGGTGGAATCGGCGTTCTTCGGCAAACTCGCGGAGGAGAAAGGCCTCTCCTCCCACCTCTCCGCCTTCTGCGCCGCCGCGGACCTCTTCTGCCTTTTTGAATCAaaggcggcggcggtgggagaGAACCATCGCAGCGACGCAGACTTCGCCTTCTACAACAACAAGCAGTTCTCCAACTACGGCGGCGCCCGCGTTGGCGGCGCCGACCAGTTCAAGAACTACTCCGACGGCGTCAACTTCGCCACCGGCTCCTTCTCCCTCTACAGCCGGAGCTCCACCGGCCACCGCGAGGGCTTCGCCAGCTACGCCGACGACGGCAATGTTGCAACCTCCAATTTCACCTCCTACGGCGGCGCCGccaccggcggcggcggcgatttCAAAACCTACATTCCACGCGTCAACGTCCCCGACCTCCGATTCGCGTCGTACGACGCCGACGCCAACGGCCACAAGCTCACATTCTCGAGCTACGTCGACGACACAAACTCCGGCAGCCAGGGATTCATCAGCTACGCCAAGAACGGCAACCACGCGCCGCTCGATTTCTCGAGCTACGGCGACACGTCAAACGTCGTCGGATCGACCTTCACCGGATACGGCGAGCTCGCCAACTCCGCCAACGACACATTCAAGGCCTACACCACCAACGCCAACAATCCCACCAACACCTTCAAGAAATACGGCGCCGGCGGCAATGGCGGCACCGACTCCTTCTCCAGCTACCGCGATTCCGCCAACGCCGGCTCCGACTCCTTCCAATCCTACGGCCGCGATTCGAGCTCGGAGAAGACGAATTTCTTAAACTACGGGAAATCGTTCAACGTTGGAACCGACGTGTTCAAGGAGTACGGAAAGGGCGCGTTGGATCAGAACGTCGGATTCAAGATTTATGGCGCTAACACCACATTCAAAGATTACGCGAAAAAGGGTGTCACCTTCGCCGGCTACACTAAGCCAGAAGATAACAAAGGCGCTAATTGGGAGGCTAAGCCTTCCAAAAATGGGGTTGAAGTAGGGAAGTTCTTTAGGGAAAGCATGTTGCAAAAGGGGAAAGTATTGAGAATGCCCAATATTCGAGATTGGATGCCTAAAAGGTCGTTTTTGCCCCGGCCAATTTTGTTGAAATTGCCAATTTCGTCTCTAGACGACCTGAAACGGACTTTTAACGCGGGCGAAAACTCTACTATGGAGCATGTCTTAGCCAATGCTCAAGATGAGTGTGTGCGCGCACCAAGCCCTGGCGAGACTAAGTCATGTGTTGCCTCAATTGAGGACATGATTGACTTTGTTGTCTCGGTACTGGGTGATGACGTGGTGGTCCGGACTACCGAGATGGTCGAGGGGTCGGAGCGGGAAGTGATGATTGGGGAGGTGAAGGGAGTGAATGGTGGGAAAGTGACAAAATCGGTGTCTTGCCATCAAAGCTTGTATCCATACTTGCTCTACTATTGTCACTCGGTTCCTAAAGTGAGAGTGTATGAGGTGGATATTCTTGAAGTGGAGAGTAAGACAAGGATTAATCATGGCACTGCCATCTGTCACTTGGACACGTCTATGTGGAGTCCAGGTCACGGTGCTTTCTTGGCATTGGGGTCGGGACCGGGAGAGATCGAGGTTTGTCATTGGATTTTTGAGAATGACATGACTTGGACTATTTCGGATTAA